The Chryseobacterium sp. 52 genome includes a region encoding these proteins:
- the hmpA gene encoding NO-inducible flavohemoprotein encodes MNFNQKELVKSTVPILKTNGTDLTKYFYRRMFKDHPELKNIFNMSNQASGKQQHALAGAVLAYAEHIENPEVLINVLKSIGNKHVSLNISPEQYDIVGFHLISSIKEVLGDTATDDLIEAWTQAYNELAQIMISIEEGLYQSNLKKSGGWKGWRAFIIADIVEESSEVKSFYLKPKDQDLIGDYLPGQYLSVKLFVPELGHEQVRQYSLSSAFNPEYYRISVKKEQNNSNSPDGIVSNLLHGKDKGDEIWVSAPSGVFHTSFATDHPLVLISGGIGITPLLSMLETNKNSLQENPTVWVHSCRNEKVHAFKEHINVLNKDSQWLTTHVFYETLSEKENTSVKEGRIDLSELKDEVLIDNAKYYICGPEVFIKVQYNSLINLGVAQEDILYEEFGPQLLHFN; translated from the coding sequence ATGAATTTTAATCAAAAAGAATTAGTAAAATCGACAGTACCTATCTTAAAAACCAACGGTACAGATCTCACAAAGTATTTTTACAGAAGAATGTTTAAAGATCATCCGGAATTAAAAAACATTTTCAACATGAGTAATCAGGCCAGCGGAAAGCAGCAGCATGCCTTGGCCGGGGCCGTTCTTGCCTATGCTGAACATATTGAAAATCCTGAAGTCCTGATCAATGTTTTAAAATCGATCGGTAATAAGCATGTAAGTCTCAACATTTCTCCTGAGCAATATGACATCGTAGGCTTTCATTTAATTTCTTCTATAAAGGAGGTATTGGGAGACACTGCTACTGATGATTTAATAGAAGCATGGACACAGGCGTATAATGAGCTGGCTCAGATTATGATTTCTATAGAGGAAGGATTATATCAGTCTAATTTAAAGAAATCCGGAGGCTGGAAAGGCTGGAGAGCATTTATAATTGCTGATATTGTTGAGGAAAGCAGTGAGGTAAAATCTTTTTATCTGAAACCAAAAGATCAGGATCTTATTGGAGATTATCTTCCGGGACAATATCTGTCTGTAAAATTATTTGTTCCGGAACTGGGACATGAACAGGTGAGACAGTATAGTCTTTCATCGGCATTTAATCCGGAATATTACAGGATATCCGTAAAAAAGGAGCAGAACAATTCAAATTCTCCGGACGGAATTGTTTCCAATTTATTGCATGGTAAAGATAAAGGTGACGAAATATGGGTAAGTGCTCCTTCCGGCGTGTTTCATACCAGTTTTGCCACAGACCATCCTTTGGTTCTCATCAGCGGCGGGATAGGTATTACTCCTTTGCTGAGTATGCTTGAAACCAACAAAAACAGTCTTCAGGAAAATCCAACGGTATGGGTACACAGCTGCAGAAATGAAAAAGTACATGCTTTTAAAGAACATATTAATGTTTTAAATAAAGACAGCCAATGGCTTACCACTCACGTTTTTTATGAAACCTTATCGGAAAAAGAAAATACATCTGTAAAGGAAGGAAGAATTGATTTATCTGAACTGAAAGACGAGGTATTGATTGACAATGCAAAGTATTATATTTGTGGCCCGGAAGTCTTTATAAAAGTACAGTATAATTCCCTGATTAATCTTGGGGTTGCACAGGAAGACATTTTATACGAGGAGTTTGGACCTCAATTACTTCATTTTAATTAA
- a CDS encoding ABC transporter ATP-binding protein, with protein MIYGTLFLTFLGALAAQVNPIVLKYTVDEVTEIAHLPHPMSEGVHILIVISIILLGKELLNIFINFGQKFYGEKIRINVSSVLAQSAIDKILRYRVAYFNDENHESGKLQIRIDRGIESLTKLVQNFFIDILPLFSNAIIALIIMYMQNVYVGMVSTIIVPIYFYISSLQAKKLGGVRRQLRNQRERKTSGLLNLINSIMVIKSFVREKFEGKKQYDLQMELMESQMFTRKTNFIYDGLKTFIEQFGVVLIILLTVYLVLDQQMTIGAIMLHIMLFNNISAPIRQLHRIYDDMNDAMIYAEGYFEILNADDETEQNGTFVEKEIKGNFELKNVDFSYPNGTRALHDVSMKIENGKTTALVGLSGAGKSTVINLLCKFYLPNSGEILLDNVNLNDFDNTFLRNDLGLVLQKNHIFQGSIEDNIRYGDMNASFEEIQEASRKAYLHDQILDLPDGYQHDATQLSGGQQQRIAIARLFLKNPPIIFLDEPTASLDAIATEQIKNSLDAIKAGRTVVIISHSLSQILDSDTIYVMKKGRVVENGTHDELVQLNGTYREIFDASARSLNLDKLVNSFKDN; from the coding sequence ATGATCTACGGAACACTGTTTCTTACTTTCTTAGGAGCTCTGGCTGCACAGGTAAACCCCATCGTATTAAAGTATACGGTAGATGAGGTCACTGAAATCGCTCATCTTCCACATCCGATGTCTGAAGGTGTCCATATTTTGATAGTAATCTCCATTATTTTACTCGGAAAAGAACTTCTTAATATTTTTATCAATTTCGGGCAGAAATTTTATGGTGAAAAAATAAGGATCAATGTAAGCTCCGTTCTTGCTCAGTCGGCAATTGACAAGATTTTGAGGTACAGAGTTGCCTATTTCAATGATGAAAATCATGAGTCCGGAAAATTGCAGATCAGGATAGACCGTGGGATTGAAAGTCTGACAAAACTGGTGCAAAACTTTTTTATTGATATCCTTCCACTTTTTTCCAATGCCATTATTGCGCTCATCATCATGTATATGCAGAATGTGTATGTGGGAATGGTTTCTACCATTATTGTCCCCATCTATTTTTATATCAGCTCTTTGCAGGCAAAAAAGCTTGGGGGAGTGCGCCGTCAGCTTAGAAACCAAAGGGAGAGAAAAACTTCAGGACTGCTTAATCTCATCAATTCTATTATGGTGATCAAAAGTTTTGTGCGTGAAAAATTTGAAGGTAAAAAACAGTACGATTTGCAGATGGAACTGATGGAAAGCCAGATGTTCACAAGGAAAACCAACTTTATTTATGACGGTCTGAAAACGTTTATTGAACAGTTCGGAGTCGTTTTAATCATCCTTTTGACCGTGTATCTTGTACTGGACCAACAGATGACCATTGGTGCGATTATGCTTCATATTATGCTCTTCAACAATATTTCGGCTCCTATCCGCCAGCTGCACAGAATCTACGATGATATGAATGATGCCATGATCTATGCTGAAGGCTATTTCGAAATCCTGAATGCAGATGATGAAACGGAACAGAACGGAACTTTTGTAGAAAAAGAGATCAAAGGTAATTTTGAATTAAAAAATGTAGACTTTAGTTATCCAAACGGAACAAGAGCCCTTCATGACGTTTCTATGAAAATTGAGAACGGAAAAACTACCGCACTTGTAGGACTGAGTGGTGCCGGAAAATCCACAGTCATCAATCTTCTGTGTAAATTCTATCTTCCCAATTCCGGAGAAATTCTTTTGGATAATGTTAATTTAAATGATTTCGATAATACTTTTCTGAGAAATGATCTTGGCCTCGTATTACAGAAAAACCATATTTTTCAGGGCAGCATTGAAGACAATATCCGCTACGGTGATATGAATGCCAGTTTTGAGGAAATTCAGGAAGCTTCAAGAAAAGCATATTTGCACGATCAGATTCTGGATCTTCCGGACGGTTATCAGCATGATGCTACCCAGCTTTCCGGTGGACAGCAGCAGAGGATTGCCATTGCAAGATTATTCTTAAAAAATCCACCCATTATTTTCCTGGATGAACCAACGGCCAGTCTGGATGCTATTGCTACGGAGCAGATTAAAAATTCACTTGATGCAATAAAAGCAGGTCGTACAGTAGTCATTATTTCCCATTCACTGTCACAGATTCTGGATTCTGACACTATTTATGTGATGAAAAAAGGAAGAGTCGTAGAAAATGGAACTCATGACGAACTGGTTCAGCTCAATGGAACATATCGTGAAATCTTTGATGCCTCCGCAAGAAGCTTAAACCTTGATAAGCTTGTAAATTCTTTTAAAGATAATTGA